The following nucleotide sequence is from Burkholderia gladioli.
CGCGCACCAGGATCTCACCGATCGCGCCATCGGCCATCACCGCGCCGCTGGCCCGATCGACGATCTCGATCGCGTGCTCGCTCGGCACGCGCCCGCAGGAAACCAGCTCGGTGCCGTTCGCGTCCGCCTCCGCACGCCCGGCTTCGAGCGCCTCGACCGAGAAACCCGGCGCATGCGCGCCGCGCCCGCGGCCCACGCCGCTCACGTAGAGCGTGGCCTCGGCCAGGCCGTAGCACGGGAACAGCGCGGCCGGATCGAAGCGCTGCGCCACGAAGCGCTCGACGAAGGCGTCCAGCGTGGCCTTGCGCACCGGCTCGGAGCCCGAGAAGGCGAGCCGCCAGCTCGACAGGTCGAGCGCGGCGCGCGCCTCGTCGCCGATCCGGTCGGCACACAGGCGATAGGAAAAATCGGGGCCGCCCGAGATGGTGCCGCGATGGCGCGCAATCGCCTCGAGCCAACGCACCGGCCGTTCCAGGAAGAACTGCGGCGACATCAGCACCAGCGGAATGCCGCTGAACACCGGCTGCGAGAGCGTGCCGATCAGGCCCATGTCGTGATAGAGCGGCAGCCAGCTGACGAACACGTCCTCGGCCGTCACGCCCAGCCCTTCGCGGATCGCGATCTCGTTGGCCCACAGGCTGCCATGGGTGACCATCACGCCCTTGGGCGTGGAGGTCGACCCCGAGGTGTACTGCAGGAAGGCGATGTCGGAAGCCGCAGCGCGATAGGGTTCGAAGGCGCGAGCGTCGATGCCCTCATGCTCGATCGCATCCATCTCGATCAGCGCGGCGCCGGGCGCGATGCTCGCGAAGGCCTCGCCGAGCTTGTCGGCCAGCGCGCGCGTGGTGACCACGAAGGCCGCCTCGGCATCGGCCGCGATCGCGGCCAGGCGCGCCAGGTGCTGGCCGCGCAGCGATTCGGGCGGATAGACGGGCACGGCCACCGCGCCGGCGTAGAGACAGCCGAAGAACGCGGCCACGTAGTCGACGCCGCTGTCCATCGCCAGCAGCACGCGGGCCGCCTGCGCGCCGGCGCCGCGCTCGCGCAGCAGCGCGGCCAGCGCGGTGGCGCGGCGATCGAGCGCCGCGTAGTCGTAACGGGTGTCGCCCTGCGCGTCGACGGTCACCAGCGCGGTGTCCGCCGCGCGCTGCCCGGCCAGCGCGCGCAGCCGTTCGATCATGTTCTCTGCCATTTCCGTACCTCGCCCTACCTTCATTGCCCCGCCGCGTCATGCGCGGCGTTTCCGGGCGCCATCGCGCCCGACCCTCGTCTGGTCACGGCCGACGAATCCGACCAATCCGATGAATCCGACAATCGGCCGTCACTCCTCGCCGTATTCGTGATGCTCGTGGCTGCCGTGCGGCAGATGGCGATGCTCCTTGCCGTGCCAGGCCGGATGCGGCGCATACGGGCTGTCGGGCGAGACGATCTTGTGCTGCTGCCAGTGGCGCGCGCCGGCCTCGTCGGCGGCGGCCGGCCTCGACTGCACCACCACCGGCTCGGCCGCCTGGCGCTTGGGCGCGAAATCGGCGGCGATCACCACCTCGCGCGGTGCGTCGCCGAACGCGTTGCGCGCGGCCTCGGCATCCTGTTTCTGGCGTTTCAGGAACGGGCAGCGATCGTCGGCCGGCACGTTCGCGTCGTCGAGGAAGTACTGCTTCCATTCCAGGTTGCCGGGGTCGCCGTGGAAACCGAGGTCCGGATGCGCGCCGATCTCGTCCCAGGTCTGCAGGCGCTTGCGCACCTGGTTGCGCGCCTCGCGGCCGATCACCTTGTTGGTGATGGTGTCGACGAACACGCTGCGCGGCTGGAACAGCAGCACCATGCCGGGGCCGAGGTTGCGGCTGTGTCGCGCGCGAAACGACGGGCAGGCGCACACCACGAAGGTTTCCACGCCGGCGAACGAGAACTCCCAGGCGCCGTCCGAGGGCGGCGGCTGCTGGTCGGCCTTGGGATCGGGATCGACGTCGTGCAGGTGCTGCAGGATCCGCCAGAAGTGCTGGTGGTAGGTCTCGTGCGAGAGCGGTTCGGCGTCGGGCTCGAAGAAGATCGCGATGTTGTTCTTGCGATACTCCGGACGCGACACCAGCTCCGAGAAGGTCTGCATGGTGGCGGGCAGC
It contains:
- a CDS encoding YqcI/YcgG family protein, which translates into the protein MRSTEDEVNVMPQTDVATPGSEGFDPGDWKSRIIAGRALGAAANPPAWLDAAYATLREQVMHPEYPCFFGTMAEKRGEMFYGYVNGKDIAELPATMQTFSELVSRPEYRKNNIAIFFEPDAEPLSHETYHQHFWRILQHLHDVDPDPKADQQPPPSDGAWEFSFAGVETFVVCACPSFRARHSRNLGPGMVLLFQPRSVFVDTITNKVIGREARNQVRKRLQTWDEIGAHPDLGFHGDPGNLEWKQYFLDDANVPADDRCPFLKRQKQDAEAARNAFGDAPREVVIAADFAPKRQAAEPVVVQSRPAAADEAGARHWQQHKIVSPDSPYAPHPAWHGKEHRHLPHGSHEHHEYGEE